In Rhodamnia argentea isolate NSW1041297 chromosome 1, ASM2092103v1, whole genome shotgun sequence, the genomic window CAGAATGCAGAATTACTCTCGCAAATAGGAAGGATTCagatgcgaaaaaaaaaaaaaaatcctatcagTCAAATTCACGTGATTGTAAGAAAACAAGTATAGTACCATTTCAAAAACAAATGGGAACTCCCTCTCCCATCCCCGATCCATGAATTATATAAGTCAAGGGAGACCCAAATTGAAATGACTAAAATCAGGGAAAATTCAATACTTTGCAGACCACTTTGCGAAAATTATTTTGGACAATAATAAAGAATTAACTGTTTCTTTTTACCTAGAATTGAATATCATCCTTCACATGGACAAATGGCAGGGGTTTAGAGACTTCTGCTGTGTGTGTCTGCTTTCTACAGTTATTGGCAGTGATGGAACAATCAGACTTTTTTTGGCCATATGAAGTTTCAACACATAATTTACATAGTAATTGTAGTGTCACTACAGGTTCTCCTGATTTAGACACATATTGGAAGTTCGATTGCATTATAATGACATCTTCACCACTGGTGCACAGAATTTGCAAATCCTAATCGCAAGATATCCAATTCTCAAGGATTGGGTCAATGCAATCTAAAACACATGTACAATCGCATTAATCTAATCACAGAGTTGCTCAATGTAAGCAGGCAAAAAATTTGCATCTGTAGTCACAACAACTTCAAGAAGAAATtgcctaaaaaattattttgtttggcAGTGTGAGCATTGACCAGGTCCTGATACGGCAGGTATTTTGGGTGGTTTTTGGATATGAAAAGCTCTTttgtgggggtggggggtgaaGCATTTTATAGCTGAGTTGCAGGGCTATCCCAGTGAAAGTGCGCATATATCACAAAGGAACATTTTTTGACAGTTATGAACTAAAtcattttgtaagatattaaaaaaaatgctatatACAGTACAAACCTGTATGCGACCCTTCCTCGTGGCAATGTGCAGTGGTGTATTCCCTTTATTATCCTCCGAACTCAAAACCGAGGGATCGGGTTTTATCAAGTCAAGGACAATCTCCTCATTTTGCCCTTTCACGGCCATGTGCAGCGCAGTTTGGCCTTTTTTATCCGTCCTAAAGCCACTGCTTGGGTCCTTGTTTAACAGGGACCTCACCACTTCCATGTGACCCATCCTAGCAGCAGTGTGCAGCACACTTTTACCATTGTTTCGAGCAATTTTGATGAGGTTTGAGTCTGTTTCTAATAGGAGATTCACCACATCAGTGTGACCCTGAGCGGCGGCTGTGTGTAAGGCAGTTGTGCAAGAAGCGTCTGTTGTCATTGCCAAGTTGGGAAATACACGCAACAGTTCCTTCAACACCTCTGCAAGAAAGTATCGTTTGGTCAGGAAGGTTATAGTCTAGAACAAGTTACCAAATCCAATGGTAAAATCCAATTAAGTTAGACAAGTATAGTCAGGCATGTGGCGAAACAACAGGTAGAAAAAGATAGTTACAAGAGGATTTTATCATTGCATAAACTCAGACGAAGATGAAATGATAGAAATGTTGACCAGATGACTGCTCAGCACTTACACACAGGCATTACACTCCTCAAAGGGAGTAGCACATCTCACTACCCAGTAGCAAAAAGAGAACTCAAATGTTGAATCAACTAAATGAGATAGAGATGACTACATGGACAGACAGAAAAGGGAATTTTTCAAGCGTTTCTTAAGAACGGGATACGAGTAATAATCACTGACTGGCAAAACAAGAGGGCCAACCAAGCTCCCTCTTTTTCAAAGATGGGAAGTAAGTAAGTGAGCATACATCTAGGCATATTCAACCTCGAATGGAGCAGCAGTTAGAGGACAAAATGGACCAGAAACAGATGAAAATTGAGCTCTGAGAGTTGACGGGTCAGATTATTTACAGCTCAAATAACCGTGCATGAGAAGGATTGAGGTACATTTCTAATTGGTGAAATCAGGAAAAAGCTACATGCTTGACAAGGAACTGcagaaaaaaattggcaaacTGTTACTTGGGCAACCAAAGAATTACTCGGGCCTAGGGGGATGCTCCAAAAATTTGCTGATAAAGTGTGAGTTTGCTAATAGAAAGGAATAATGATCAGGGTTTCCTCCAGCTCTGTCACTGTGTATATTTTAGGTTAAAGATCAGATGAATTACAGAGCAAAAATTCCTTTTGTGTCATGTTTTCAGTTTCATTCTTGAGCTTTAGACACATCCCTTGAGAAAGTATGAAATCGATTGTTCAATTGAGAGAACAGTAAAAGATGGTATGAAACAAAGGGATACCCAAATGGCCCTGCCTCGCAGCAATATGGAAAGGATCATATCCATTCCTGGCCGCAATTGATGCGCTCCCAAGATCAGAATGCTTCAATATCTCGGCCACCACCGAGACGTGCCCGTTCTCCGCCGCGGTGTAAAGCGGAGTCTCGCTCTCCAGGTTCAGCTTCGACAGCAAGCTTTTGGATTCATTTGCAGAGCAATTATGAAGAATCTCCCTCACTCTACTCGAATTGCCAGCTCGAGCCGTCAAATGGAGAGGGGAATCGCCACGCTTGCCGGGCGACTCCTTGGGCTTCTTCTTGTCGGAGGAGATGAAGCTGAGCTGTCTCTCCATGGCTATCCGGAAGCTCTTCTGCTTCTCCATCAACCCTCTGCCGAAGCTCTTCTGCTTTTCCATTTCAAtccctctactctctctctctttctctttctccctgGAATTCTCCGGCTTCTCCATCTTCAACACGACTCACTGAACAGCAAAAACAactagaaacagaaaaaagacgAATGGTAGGAAGCTGGGAACCGCCAAATGCTCTGCGTCTCTCTAAATCTCCATCAAACCATACCCACTTTTTTTCCCCTACAGTGATCACATCCAAAATGCTAACTTGTCCAATTCTCAGATTAAAGACAGAAACTTTAATCTGCTTCACCAGATAACAGAGACACCAATCAGGCGAATgaggtggcttgatgagatcaAGAGCTCACGCACACCCaggcaggagagagagagagagagagagagagagagagtgggcacCCCAAGAAAAGGGAATCTAATGTTCCGTATTGGGAGCTGATTTCACAATGTAATTACAGTGGACTCGTACTAACTCAGGAAATGCTTTCAAGGTTGTTGCTGattttacagaaaaaaaaaacagtagagagagagagaggccgagGCATCTGGATTCGTGGGTTAAGAATTTCTCAATTGTCAGGCCAcaggaggaaagagagagaatggtgacAAGGGATCGAACATCCACCGTTCATATCTCATTGCTTTACGCAACAGTAatccccaactccatcatagcagagagagagagagagagagagagagagagagagagagagaatgtctttttctgcttttgtttcCACTTTCGTCTGTGACGCTTTTTTGCGGTAATTTAGTGCTACAAGCTGCGCATTCGTTGCTCTTTATTGCATGCGGTTTACCATCCATAGACAAAGGACAGGGCATTCGAGAATTTGGTGAACTACTTGCAATTGCAATGATTCCATCGACAATACAAGGACGGTATTAGCCACCTAAAGTTGTCCCATGCTTTCCTTGGAACTAAGACATAATTCCATTTTTGTCCTCTAAATTACACAAATTGTGCTATAAGGTCCTATAACTTACAATCTACCATTATGTAGGACCGTCAAATGAGTAAATCCGATCGAATTTGAATCGAGTCGAATTAGAATTGGTCCGAttcaaattgatccatttatATGTAATATTTATTTGATGATTTATACTCGACTCGATCCATACATAATCCAACAATTGACTAAAGTACGTTCGTGTGTAATCCAAGCTAAGAAAATACATATTCGACTAGTTAACATGCTTTAAGCTCTTCTTATGTATATGTTATTAGGGTAAAATCCCCCTTTCAACTCCGAAATGCTGAATAATAGGCTTTCAATATTGCATGGAGTTTTCAATGTCCTTTAttgtgggaaaattgtccaaaaatcctTAAATctattaaatctattgcacgtttgccaattcaatcataaaccattttattttgtcaattgagtctatctaaCTAATTTTGACccgaaatcactaacgtggacgccAACCTTTCTACATGGCACAATTGTTGCTAATGTGcactatttttaataatatgttaatatttttttaaaattttatattttattctttttttcctttattcttttatttcttttctcaatggCTGGCGAGGGGTAGGCAATCCTTTTCTAGCAGTCGGCAAGGGGCCAACAACCCTCGCTAGCCGCTaataaaagaacataaaaaacaaaagaaaaaaaaagcaactaatacaaaacattaaaaaaatattaaaaattatccacactaGCACTATTCGTGCCACTTAGAACGGTCAACATCCACATTAACgatttttcatccaaaattcgccgaatgaactcaattgggcaaatgcaaaaatgtttaggattaaattgacaattttaaaagatttaggactaaattggtaaaagtgcaataggtttaggattttttggataatttctccattcacaatgaagaagaaaaagctaGTATTTGGTGGTGGATTTATGAAATTACAACAATGAATAACGTGAAGGAgttgaaattattattaaatgGAATGTAAGTTATTGAAGAATATGATGTTTGTTGACCACGAATTAGTAATGAGAAGAACTAAGATTAGAATATTACACAAAAATAACAATAGCAAATGCAACCAATGAGACATATACTTCAATAACTAATAGAcgatatttggaaaaattaccaaagaagtTTTAAACCGAccgcaattgtgccaattcattcttgaatcttttttgtttttttggccaattgagtcatagaCTGTTtacatttatttaatttagtccatttagctgggattattttttataatatcttaatatttttttaaaaaattttgaattactttttaatttttattataatttatttttttgttagggcCGGCGGGAAGCTGTCGACCATTGGACGAGGGCTGCGAGGCTGCGGGCCCTTGTTGACTATTGGGCGAGGGCTTGCGGGCCCTCGCCTAGTAGCCGACGGCCCCTTGCCGACcctaacaaataaaaaaggcaagaaataaagttataaaaaatgtaattaaccaattaaaaattctaaattattatTCAAAATTGTCCACACTAGCACCGGCGATGCCACGTTAGCGTCGGCCTACCGaatagaccgaattgacacaaatgtaaaatgtttatgacttgattgaaacaaatttagaactgaattgacataattataatagatttaggactcttttttggtaattttctcgacAAAACTTATcggattaataaaaataaaaaaattaacaggtGAAAAAAGAAGCtatcttgatatttttaatGAGGGTGCTATCAGTCCCATCTTGAGAAGGCTTCTTTGAACTTGGAATAGTCTAAGGAGTCTACTATTTTTTCATAAAGgatgaagagagagtcatagaggCGGGTTGAATTTGGATAAACTTTGAATCCATTTAACGCCTATATGTTCTTGGGCTTTATCATTCAAAATCCAGCTATAGCTCAGCTCATCATATATGGGTGAAGAAATGAGTTTGTGATCCATTTTGATGGGTTGAAAACGTTACGGAGTCCTTTTATGATTGGAGATTAGAAATatctatcaaatttttttttaatctatcaaATTGATTAGTTAAACTATGCAAACAATATATGATGCATACAATACatatattgaaatattttgaatattttgaaagttagtAAGTAGAAGGAAATAAATGgagtgatttaatatttaaaagtCGCAATTTTCTAACAACATTTAGTAATTCATTTTGTTATGTGATCAGCAAATTTCCAAAACGTATAGGTGAAATCCACACTGCATAGCCTTCGATATGGAAATGTTTCCACTATTTTTTGTTCCGTCGATACGAATGAATGtgatggagaaagaaaagagaaactgCATGGGAGAGGGAGAAACGCGTCCAATTTGAGGGTCTACTACATTGGTTTTGCCGTTTAGGTAATAATATAATGTGCAGACAGATAGAAAGATCCGTCAACTTTAGTGGGAGATTATTTGAAGGCCCAGAAGGTTTCGATTTTCAAGTGGAGACAAACCAGAACAGGAccaaaaaacataaagaaagaagaaaaggacagCATGGTCATCGGATGCTGCCGACCCTCGTGTCCTAAAACTAGTGTTAGTGTCGTAGACGCCTTCGAGGGGATGCTGGTTGATCTATTCCCAGAAACGAGTGGAGGAGAATGGGAGGTCATCCAGGGGCGGAGGGCTCGTCTCTGTTCGCGATAAATATGAGTTATTAGGGACTGCAAGCGCCGTGGAAGTTGGGGCATTCTCTCCGAAGTGTGGCACGTGTTCATTCAACTTCGGCCATTTGTGCCTTTCATTGACGATGGTGCCAGAATTGGATATTTCTATTTAGAGCGGCTCGAAGACGCACGTTTGGAATATGACGAGGGAGGAAGGTCATGTGTCGTAAGAGTCGTCGTCACTTGTTGGTTGACGTCTGCCTAATTCTTCAGTTTTGACTTGTGGGGAAGGCTACGCACCATTCTGTGACCTCAATTCGTTCAAAGAGTAGACTGCAATCACACAGCCACGTAGTCTAGAAACCGTCTTACATCTGCTTTTTCCTCTTTCGACAAATCCAAATTATTCTCATATTCAAACCCCCCACAGTTAAGGCCCCTAGAACCACCGTCCGTTTGTAATTCTTGACCTGACCACCATCGACTCATCAAGAGTCACTTTGGCACGGTAGAGCGATCGTATCTAGCTTTGTGCCTATGGTTTCCGAATTCATTTGGCATCATAGTTTGCTTCTCTTAACATAAATACATGTTGGATGCATCACTAACACTTCATGCGCATGGTAAACAACGTTATTGCACTTGAATCTGTGGGACGGGGTGGGTTTTAAGACTCCGACATGCTCTAGATAAAGCAACCCCTAAGCATAAGTTGAGATTTTTAAGTTCAAAGTGGTGCTAAGTTAGCAAGTGCTTGATTGAAAAGACTAATAATCAACTCCCTTCGAGTCTTGACTTATCTGGGTCATGCACAAGATTTCAAATTGGCATCTTTCTCCCTGTCCGGACCAAACTGAAGACATGCTGCGATCTGATCTGATCTGATCTGATCTGATCGGACCGACGACCCTCTGGTCTCGTGTAAcacgataaaaagaaaaaaaggtgctCATCAAAGTGAGAGTCGAAACGGCTGACTCCTACTTTGTACCCACTCAACCAAAAGGCAGCCATTTGtttttgaccaagtcaaagcTACGACTTGGGGCCCACACAAAGCAGACTGCGACCCCCGCGATTCAAAAGGGTGGACAAAGCTTACCTGTGAGCGACAGCAAATAGTAATGGTATCATTAGAACGAGCAAATCCCTCGCACGATGGGCAGTGGCATTAGTATGATCAGTGACCCGTGCAGGAATGGATCATGTTAGAACCCGTCGGATTAACTAGGACAAGGACGAAGAATGGATTTTAACTCAGTTCGTCATGACTAACTTGACATTAAGAGGATCGATTTGTTCTCCATCCATTGTACATCCGTTAGTCATGagtaaaaatcaaaacaatgagGCTTTGTTCGTTTCGCGATATATGATGTGTTTtcaggaaaataataatatttttcggtgttaaaatgaaacttgaaaatgacctgaaaaatattttcctttgttcGAAATGGAAAATAGGACTTGTTTTCCTCCACGGActcctttcaataatttttttttattttgttctcttttttcttttcttttcttttctttttttcatattttgtattttttccctttttttggctAGTCACCGGGGCCGGCGACCAGCCATAGGAGAGCTTGAGCCTCACCACAGGTCGGTGAAGCCTCGCCTCACCTCACCTCGCCTCGTCAAATCTGGCAAGGTTGggccttgctcgaggccggtGAGGTTGAGCTTGCCAACCTTGGCCATGGTCGGCGACCGGCTTaagaagaagggagaagaaaaaaggaaaaaaaagagaaaaaattaaaaaaaaatggtggaggaaggaaagatgatggaaaatgttttcgtcttctttttctcaaaaagaagtGGAAAATATGTACGTTCGatcagaaaattggaaaaataattttctgaaaattggtTTTCGCGAAAGGAACGGAACCCTAAGCACGAGGGTACATATGGTGTGATATGTATCATCTTCTATTCAAACTACTCAAATAGCGTTAAAGTTTCTCAAGTAAGCGGAATTCTGTTCAGATGTGAATTTAACCTACAAAGAGT contains:
- the LOC115745295 gene encoding ankyrin repeat-containing protein At5g02620, producing MEKPENSREKEKERESRGIEMEKQKSFGRGLMEKQKSFRIAMERQLSFISSDKKKPKESPGKRGDSPLHLTARAGNSSRVREILHNCSANESKSLLSKLNLESETPLYTAAENGHVSVVAEILKHSDLGSASIAARNGYDPFHIAARQGHLEVLKELLRVFPNLAMTTDASCTTALHTAAAQGHTDVVNLLLETDSNLIKIARNNGKSVLHTAARMGHMEVVRSLLNKDPSSGFRTDKKGQTALHMAVKGQNEEIVLDLIKPDPSVLSSEDNKGNTPLHIATRKGRIQIVRCLLSVEGINLNPINKAGETPLDIAEKFGTPELVSVLTEAGASHSKDYGKPPSAAKQLKQTVSDIKHDVQSQLQQTRQTGAKVQKIAKRLKKLHISGLNNAINSATVVAVLIATVAFAAIFTVPGQYIQEKTKGSSVGEAHIARKAPFIIFFISDSLALFISLAVVVVQTSVVVIEEKAKRQLVFVINKLMWLACLFISIAFISLTYVVVGSRHRWLAVCATLIGSSIMLTTIGSMCYCAIMYRLEEKKLRNIRRAESRSYSMSVASEPDILNSGNKRMYAL